A segment of the Chthonomonadales bacterium genome:
CAGCGCGGCCCTGCGAGACCTGACGCGCACGCTGGACGTGCCCCGCGCCGTGGCGCGGCGCATCGTCGAGTTCGAGCGTGCGTCGGCACCGTCCGCCGCCCACGTGCCGCTTGACGTGCCGGTGCTCGACGCCGAGCGCTTCCGCGTTGCCGCGCCGCGCCTGGTGGTGCGCGGGGCCGGCGCCGTGGCGCTCACCTTCTTCGGGCTCGCGCTGTTGATGGCCATCGCGGGTACCCTCCTGGCCGGCGCGCTGCGGCGCTCTGCTCCCGGAGCCGACGGCGTGCTGCTCCCCGCAATGCTGTTCCTATGTGGCCTGGGCTACCTGGTGCTCTTCTCCATCCCCGATCCCCTCCGCGACGCCCCACTGCACGTGGCCCACGCCTGGGGCGTACTCAGCGGGCTTCTGGCGCTCTGGGCCGCCGCCTCCATGCGCTCGCACCGGCCAGACGGCGCGCGCGGGCTCGCGCGCCTACTCCCCGGCCGGTCCGCGCTGCGCCGCTATACCTATGTGTGGGCTCTGGCCGGCCTGTGCCTCCTCGCGCTGCTCCTCGCGTTCGGGCAGGGGCCGCGCGGCGTCCGACTCTCGCTCGGCGGGTTTCAGCCGGTCGAGGTCGTCAAGATCCTGCTGGTCCTCTTCGCCGCCGGCTACCTTGCGGAGCACGGTCGCTCGCTCGCGGAGGCGCTCAACCGCTGGCGCCCACCCATCCTCAAGGGCCGCGCGGCCCGGTTCGGCGGCCTCGCGCTCCCGCGCCGCGCCGACCTGGGCCCGCTCGCCGCGGTCTGCTGCCTGGCGCTCGGCCTGTTCGTGATCGTGCGCGACATGGGGCCGGCGCTCGTGCTGTTCGGAACGTTCGTCGGCATCTACTACGTTGCGACGGGCCGCTCGGGAGCGGTATGGCTCGCCGCGATCGTGCTCGTCGCGTGCGGAGGGGCCGCCTACGCGATGGGTATTGGCGTCATCCCGGTGCGCGTCGACATGTGGCTTGCGCCGTGGGACAACCGCCACCGCAACGGGATGCAGCTCGGGCAGGCGCTGTGGGGCATGGCCTCCGGCGGGCTCGTGGGCACGGGACTCGGCCTGGGCGCGCCGGCCACCATGCCGCGCGCCCGCGACGACCTGGTCTTTGCGGGCGTGGCCGAGCAGCTCGGCCTGGTCGGCGCGGCGTGCGTGCTGACCGTCGTCGTGGTGCTCGTGGCGCGCGGGCTGCGGATCGCCGTTCGCGCCGAGAGCGACTACGACCGGCTCCTCGCCGCTGGCTTCGCGACGCTGCTCGGATGGCAGGTGTTCTTGATCGTCGCGGGCGTCACGGGCCTGCTGCCGCTGAGCGGGCTCACGCTCCCCTTCGTCGGGCGCGGGAACAGCGCGCTGCTCGCCGACATGCTGATGATCGGGCTGCTGCGCGGGATCTCGACGCCGAGCCCGAGCGTCGCGGTCGCCAGTACGAACCCCGTGTTCGGGCGGGCGGCGCGCTCCATGGCCACGGCCGTGGCGTTCGGGCTGCTGGGGCTGGTGCTCCTCGGCCGGCTCGCCTGGGTGCAGGCCCTCGCCTCCGACGACATCGCCGGGCGCACCATTCGCACGCCGGACGCCGACGGCGTGGCGCGGGCCAAGGTGAACCCGCGACTGCTCGCGGTGGAGCACTCCATCGAGCGCGGCTCGATCTACGACCGTCGCGGGCAGGTCCTCGCCACGTCACGTCTCGACGAGATCAGCGCGGCGCTCGATGGCGCGCCCGCGGCCGCCGCGCGTTACCATGGCAAGGGGCGCTACTACCCAAGGGGCGAGCTCACGGCGCATCTCGTCGGCTACCTCGACCCGGCGCTCGGCGGCCCAACGGGCCTGGAGGGGGATTTCAACGCTGATCTGCGCGGCTTCGCGCGATACGCCGACCTCGTCGCCGACTACCGGGCCCGGAACCTGCCGCGATGGCTCACCGGCGTGCCGGAGCGCGTAGGGCGCGACGTAGTCCTTACTCTGGACGCCGACCTACAGGAGGAGGCGTTCGGCATCCTCCGAAACGCCGCCGGGGCGCGCCGCGACCGGCGCACCGGCGCGCCGAGAGAGCGGGCGGCGATGGTCGTTCTTGAAGCGGCGACCGGCGAGGTTCTCGTCTCGGCCTCAATACCGTCCTACGATCCGAATCGCCTCAGTCGACACTCCTGGGCCGCGTTGACGAAGGAAGGCGACGACCGGGCCAGACTGCTGGATCGCGGGCGCTTCGGCTACTACCCGCCGGGCTCAACGATCAAGGTGGCGACGGCGGCGGCCGCGTTGGAGAACGGGGTCGACATACTCTACGACTGCAACCACGTCGCGCGCAACGTGCGCTGGCGGTATGGCGGGCACAGCTACGCGCGCAGGCGGATCGTCGACGACGCGCATGACCCTCCGCACAACGTGATCGGGCTTGCTCGCGCGCTCCGCGTGTCGTGCAACCTCTACTTTGCGCGCCTCGCCATCGCCCTCGGACCTGAGAAGCTGCGCGAGGAACTGGTGGACGGGTTCGAGCTCAGCGCCGTGAAGCCGGTCGCCGCGTTCGCCGCCGACCTTCCGGACAACGGCTACGGTCAGGGCACGATGCTCGTGACGCCCACGGAGATGGCGCGAGTCGCGGCGTCGGTGGCCAACCGTGGGCGGATGATGCGCCCGCTCTACTGGAGAGAGGTACGCCAGCGGCGGAACGTGGTGCGGCGGAGCGCGCCTGCGCTGCTCGCGCGGCCACTGGGAGAGACGAACGCCGGCGGGCTCGCCGAGATGATGCGGGCCGTTGTCACCGACGGGACGGCCCGTGGAGTCTTCGACTCGATCCCGGTTCAGTTGGCGGGGAAGACGGGCACGGCGGAGACGAACGCGGGCGATGCCCGACCGCACTCCTGGTTCATCGGCTACGCGCCGTTCACGCGGCCGCACTACGCGTTCGCCTGCCTCATCGAGAACGGCGGTTACGGGCGCTCGGGCGCGGCTCCGGCGATGAACGCGTTCCTCGGGGCGGTGTTCGGCCGGTAGGCCCCGCGATGCCACCGCGGCGCCGCGATGGGCGCGAACAGGCGACGCGCCACCCACCGTCGCCGCGCGCGAAGGGCAGTACGGCTGCCTCGCGTCCACGGAAGTCTCTGGCGCGGCGTGCCGGGCGCGCGCGGTCCGCGGGCGGTCAGTGCCGTAGACCGGGGCTCAGTGAGCGGGTCGGGGCGCCGAGCGGAGGCCGACCATGCTCGGAGCACCAGATGACGAGGCGCTGGCCGGCCCCGGGCGCGGTTGCGCGCGGGTCGCGGGCCACCCAGAAGCGGATGTGCCCGCCGGACGGGCATCGAGGCGCCGCCGGGAGGATGCCCCGCAGGTCCTCGGCGCTCGGCGCGAACCCTCCGTCTGCGCTGCGCTCCCGGTACTCCGATTGCGCCTCGGCGAGCAGACGGCACGCTGCCTGGCACCGCAACCGGGCCGCGCGGGCGCGGGCGGCGCGGTGGAACGGCGACGCGGCGATCACCAGGATCAGGAGCACAAGCGCGGCGGCCGACAACTCCGACAGGGCCATGCCCCGCGTGCGGCCGTGCATCCTCACCACGCAGACCATGCGCTCGCACCTCGTGGGCGGCCGATCGGCCCGTCGGGCCGTCGTCCGCCTCACGAGATCATTCCGCATTACCGGCCGGTCTGGCAATGACGACCGGGGTCGGTGGGCCCGGGCCAGAGCGTCGTCAGCGAGTGTGTCAGGGGGCAGCCAGAAGGGCGCGCACCTCCGCGAGAAGCGCCATGGGGCGGAAGGGCTTCCTGAGGAACGCCAGGGCTCGGGGCCTCGGCTCGATGGCGCCGATCGGGCTCTCGGAGTAGCCGGAAACGAGCAGCACGCGGAGTTCTGGGCGCGCTCTGCTCAGTCGTGTCGCAAGAGCGCGACCGTCGATGCTCGGCATCACGACGTCCGAGACCAGCACGTCGATCGCCCCGTCGTGACTCTCGCTGATGCGGATCGCCTCATCGCCGCTGCCGGCCTCGAGCACGGT
Coding sequences within it:
- a CDS encoding FtsW/RodA/SpoVE family cell cycle protein, with the protein product MARDPGRRVEGSLLLFAYLVLGLGAVLVFLAKGPFGAPGDAVDINTATTDRLALALHIDPALARILTARRSSVGAYRSVRQLAGVRVLDRAAAARAAAQLRLAGLDPRSAALRDLTRTLDVPRAVARRIVEFERASAPSAAHVPLDVPVLDAERFRVAAPRLVVRGAGAVALTFFGLALLMAIAGTLLAGALRRSAPGADGVLLPAMLFLCGLGYLVLFSIPDPLRDAPLHVAHAWGVLSGLLALWAAASMRSHRPDGARGLARLLPGRSALRRYTYVWALAGLCLLALLLAFGQGPRGVRLSLGGFQPVEVVKILLVLFAAGYLAEHGRSLAEALNRWRPPILKGRAARFGGLALPRRADLGPLAAVCCLALGLFVIVRDMGPALVLFGTFVGIYYVATGRSGAVWLAAIVLVACGGAAYAMGIGVIPVRVDMWLAPWDNRHRNGMQLGQALWGMASGGLVGTGLGLGAPATMPRARDDLVFAGVAEQLGLVGAACVLTVVVVLVARGLRIAVRAESDYDRLLAAGFATLLGWQVFLIVAGVTGLLPLSGLTLPFVGRGNSALLADMLMIGLLRGISTPSPSVAVASTNPVFGRAARSMATAVAFGLLGLVLLGRLAWVQALASDDIAGRTIRTPDADGVARAKVNPRLLAVEHSIERGSIYDRRGQVLATSRLDEISAALDGAPAAAARYHGKGRYYPRGELTAHLVGYLDPALGGPTGLEGDFNADLRGFARYADLVADYRARNLPRWLTGVPERVGRDVVLTLDADLQEEAFGILRNAAGARRDRRTGAPRERAAMVVLEAATGEVLVSASIPSYDPNRLSRHSWAALTKEGDDRARLLDRGRFGYYPPGSTIKVATAAAALENGVDILYDCNHVARNVRWRYGGHSYARRRIVDDAHDPPHNVIGLARALRVSCNLYFARLAIALGPEKLREELVDGFELSAVKPVAAFAADLPDNGYGQGTMLVTPTEMARVAASVANRGRMMRPLYWREVRQRRNVVRRSAPALLARPLGETNAGGLAEMMRAVVTDGTARGVFDSIPVQLAGKTGTAETNAGDARPHSWFIGYAPFTRPHYAFACLIENGGYGRSGAAPAMNAFLGAVFGR
- a CDS encoding response regulator, whose protein sequence is MTPMTAGPGSLLLPLQRSLSGFASGHAPPWSCATDAESGFAAGQATPLPDSGGRPGTARPPTVLVVDDEALVRGVSTQVLRTAGMTVLEAGSGDEAIRISESHDGAIDVLVSDVVMPSIDGRALATRLSRARPELRVLLVSGYSESPIGAIEPRPRALAFLRKPFRPMALLAEVRALLAAP